Genomic window (Gelria sp. Kuro-4):
GGGTGGAAGATCGACATTAAGAGCGAACCCCAGGAGACAGACGAGGTGAAGGGAAGTGATTCACCATGAAGGAGCGCCGGGTACCGATGCGCCTTTGTGTCGGTTGTCAGCAGATGCGACCGAAAAAGGAGTTGCTCCGGGTAGTGCGCACCCCCGAGAACAAGGTGGAGGTAGATCGAACCGGCAAGAAACCCGGCCGGGGCGTTTACATCTGCCCCGTGCGGGAGTGCCTGGAGAAGGCGGTGCAGGGAAAAAGGCTGCAGAAGGCCTTGGAGGTGGATCTGCCGCCGGAAATCATCCGGGAACTCGAGGACCGGCTGATCGAGATCTAGAGCGGTTTCTCGGCTTAATGGGCCTGGCGCGTAAGGCCGGCAGGCTTAAGGTGGGCGCCGCGGCCTGTCGCCAGGCGCTCGCCCGGGGCGAGGCAAGGCTGGTTGTCCTGGCCTGCGATGGCAGCGACCGCACGCAGCGAACCTTTCAAGAACTGGCAGCCAGGGCAGGGGTTCCGGTCTTGTGCCCGGCAGGGAAAAAGCAGCTTGGCCACCGGCTGGGATGTGACGAGGTGGCTGTCACCGTAATCACCGACCCTTCACTGGCCCGAGCGGTTCGCCAAACTGCTCCCGGTGCCGGAGCTAGCAAAACACGGGGGTGAGAGCACATGGGTAAGGTACGCGTATACGAGCTGGCTAAAGAGCTGAAAGTGAGCAGCAAAGACCTGATGGAACTCCTGGCGGAGATGGGCATTCAGGTGAGAAACCATATGAGCGCTTTGGAGGACGAGGCGGTGGAACGGGTACGGGATGCCCTGGGGGGGGACGACGCTCCTGCAGCGCCGGACGTCCCTGCCGAGTTGGAAGTGGAAGTGGAGGAGGAAGAGATCCCCCGCAAGGCACTGGAGAAGAAGGGCCGTCCCAAAGGGAAGGATGGGCGGCCCAAGCGTGCCCGCCAAAGGAAGCGGGAGGAGCGCCGACCTGAAGAAGAAAAGGCGCCGAAGGAAGTGGAACTCCCGCCGCAGCTTACGGTGCAGGAACTGGCAACACGGCTGGGGAAGCCGGGTAGCCAGATAGTGAAGCTGCTTTTTGCCGACGGCATCATGGCCGGCCTTAACCAGAGCATCGAGTTCAGCACTGCCGCCCAGGTGGCGCAGAAATTGGGCGTCACCGTTACCCGGGCGCAGCTGGAGCCGGAAGCGGCGCCGGCGCAAGAGGAGGACCGGCCGGAGGATCTCCGCGAGCGCCCCCCGGTGGTCACGGTT
Coding sequences:
- the rnpM gene encoding RNase P modulator RnpM, producing MKERRVPMRLCVGCQQMRPKKELLRVVRTPENKVEVDRTGKKPGRGVYICPVRECLEKAVQGKRLQKALEVDLPPEIIRELEDRLIEI
- a CDS encoding ribosomal L7Ae/L30e/S12e/Gadd45 family protein — protein: MGLARKAGRLKVGAAACRQALARGEARLVVLACDGSDRTQRTFQELAARAGVPVLCPAGKKQLGHRLGCDEVAVTVITDPSLARAVRQTAPGAGASKTRG